The Streptomyces sp. NBC_01775 genome includes a region encoding these proteins:
- a CDS encoding MCE family protein, which translates to MSATLRRRLAGVVFLLVPALLIWLSVAVYDKQFTDEADLTVRTSQVGNEMHVNADVKLRGVVVGQVREIDSDGEGARLRLALQPGKLDGIPADVTAQMLPTTVFGQRYVALVPPRNSTGEAIRAGATIPQNRSRNAIELEQVLDDLLPTLTAVQPHKLSATLTAVSQALEGRGGKLGDNLVTLDAYLRKLNPQLPALNRDIKELVKVSHLYAEAAPDVLTALSDFATTSSTLAEKAEDLATAYDAATGTARELTTFLRENEENIIRLARAGRPTLRALAAQSPSFPCTLRTLSNFVPVMDKALGKGTDEPGLHVELKVVPSRGKYVPGKDAPAYTGGGSPRCYSVPYLGPSGGTAAKDRASAGAAPEGATIADAKGGMGMPNSPQENQLVNELLAPSLDGGKAPRADDLPGWSSVLVGPALRGTEVRIK; encoded by the coding sequence ATGAGCGCCACGCTGCGCCGCAGGCTGGCGGGAGTCGTCTTCCTGCTGGTGCCGGCGCTGCTGATCTGGCTCTCGGTGGCCGTCTACGACAAGCAGTTCACCGACGAGGCCGACCTGACCGTGCGCACCTCGCAGGTGGGCAACGAGATGCACGTCAACGCCGATGTGAAGCTGCGCGGCGTCGTCGTGGGCCAGGTGCGCGAGATCGACTCCGACGGGGAGGGCGCCCGGCTGCGCCTCGCGCTCCAGCCCGGAAAGCTCGACGGAATCCCCGCCGACGTCACCGCGCAGATGCTGCCCACCACCGTCTTCGGACAGCGCTACGTCGCACTCGTACCGCCCAGGAACTCCACGGGAGAGGCGATCCGGGCGGGCGCCACCATCCCGCAGAACCGCAGCCGCAACGCCATCGAGCTGGAACAGGTCCTGGATGACCTGCTGCCCACCCTCACCGCCGTGCAGCCCCACAAGCTCTCCGCCACCTTGACCGCCGTCTCGCAGGCGCTGGAGGGCAGGGGCGGCAAGCTCGGCGACAACCTCGTCACACTGGACGCCTACTTGCGCAAGCTGAACCCCCAACTTCCCGCGCTCAACCGGGACATCAAGGAACTCGTCAAGGTCAGCCACCTCTACGCGGAGGCGGCGCCCGACGTGCTCACGGCGCTCTCCGACTTCGCCACCACCAGCAGCACCCTCGCGGAGAAGGCCGAGGACCTGGCCACCGCGTACGACGCCGCCACGGGCACCGCACGGGAGCTGACCACCTTCCTGCGGGAGAACGAGGAGAACATCATCCGCCTCGCGCGCGCGGGGCGGCCCACCCTCCGGGCACTGGCCGCACAGTCGCCCTCCTTCCCCTGCACCCTGCGCACCCTCAGCAACTTCGTGCCCGTCATGGACAAGGCGCTCGGCAAGGGCACCGACGAGCCCGGCCTCCATGTCGAGCTGAAGGTCGTGCCGTCGCGCGGCAAGTACGTGCCCGGCAAGGACGCCCCCGCCTACACCGGCGGCGGCTCACCGCGCTGCTACTCCGTGCCCTACCTGGGCCCCTCCGGCGGCACGGCCGCCAAGGACCGGGCCTCGGCCGGAGCCGCCCCCGAAGGCGCCACCATCGCGGACGCCAAGGGCGGCATGGGGATGCCCAACTCGCCCCAGGAGAACCAGCTCGTCAACGAACTCCTGGCCCCCTCGCTGGACGGCGGCAAGGCGCCCCGTGCGGACGACCTGCCCGGCTGGTCCAGCGTCCTGGTCGGGCCGGCCCTGCGCGGGACGGAGGTGAGGATCAAATGA
- a CDS encoding MlaD family protein, whose amino-acid sequence MLTRATVIKNLAFFALAALVLGVIGVRYADVGHYFGFRDHYTVRAELSRTGGLFEHSNVTYRGVSVGRVGAIDLTDGGVEAELKIKKSAPRIPGDLKAVVANLSAVGEQYIDLRPATGKGPYLHDGSVIKQPDTALPAPPTKVLSSVDSLVSSVPLDSLRTLVDELGTTFEGRGDDLEVLLDTGSEFLDAADRAAPETTGLITDSETVLRTQREEGEALKSFAKGAKELMGRLKDSDPDLRRLIAETPGAATQITGLLRDLDPSVSVLLANLTTTSELAVTRERGIEELLVKLPRVAAAGSTAITKKGASFGMSLTFFDPLPCTAGYQGTRYRNGLQTGTPPPFNDRAHCASPASSGKNVRGSAHAPGGGALPAPARPGSLPLSGTAHGAKSDGTAGSHAKGASAPGASGAPGALGLPALPDRGPRDMAGLLGLEDGR is encoded by the coding sequence ATGCTCACCCGCGCCACGGTCATCAAGAACCTCGCCTTCTTCGCGCTCGCCGCCCTCGTACTCGGCGTCATCGGCGTCCGCTACGCCGACGTCGGTCACTACTTCGGCTTCCGCGACCACTACACCGTCCGCGCCGAACTCTCCCGTACCGGCGGCCTGTTCGAGCACTCCAACGTCACCTACCGGGGTGTGTCCGTGGGCCGGGTCGGCGCCATCGACCTGACCGACGGCGGCGTCGAGGCCGAGCTGAAGATCAAGAAGTCCGCCCCGCGGATCCCCGGCGACCTCAAGGCCGTCGTCGCCAACCTCTCCGCCGTCGGCGAGCAGTACATCGACCTGCGGCCCGCCACCGGCAAGGGCCCCTACCTGCACGACGGCTCCGTCATCAAGCAGCCCGACACGGCGCTGCCCGCGCCGCCCACCAAGGTGCTCTCCAGCGTCGACAGCCTCGTCTCCTCGGTGCCGCTGGACTCCCTGCGCACCCTCGTGGACGAGCTGGGCACCACCTTCGAGGGCCGGGGCGACGACCTGGAGGTCCTCCTCGACACCGGCAGCGAATTCCTGGACGCGGCGGACCGCGCGGCACCCGAGACCACCGGCCTGATCACGGACAGCGAGACCGTGCTGCGCACCCAGCGCGAGGAGGGCGAGGCGCTCAAGTCCTTCGCCAAGGGCGCCAAGGAACTGATGGGCCGGCTCAAGGACTCCGACCCGGACCTGCGCAGGCTCATCGCCGAAACCCCCGGCGCCGCCACCCAGATCACCGGGCTGCTGCGCGACCTCGACCCCAGCGTGAGCGTGCTGCTCGCCAACTTGACCACCACCTCGGAGCTCGCCGTCACCCGCGAGCGCGGCATCGAGGAACTCCTCGTCAAGCTTCCCCGGGTGGCAGCGGCGGGCTCGACGGCCATCACCAAGAAGGGCGCCTCCTTCGGCATGTCACTCACCTTCTTCGACCCGCTGCCGTGCACCGCCGGCTACCAGGGCACCCGCTACCGCAACGGTCTCCAGACGGGCACACCCCCGCCGTTCAACGACCGGGCGCACTGCGCGTCCCCGGCCTCCAGCGGCAAGAACGTGCGCGGCTCCGCGCACGCGCCCGGCGGCGGCGCCCTCCCCGCCCCCGCCCGGCCCGGCTCCCTCCCGCTGAGCGGCACCGCGCACGGCGCCAAGAGCGACGGCACTGCGGGCTCCCACGCGAAGGGCGCTTCCGCCCCTGGTGCTTCCGGCGCCCCCGGAGCGCTCGGACTGCCCGCGCTGCCCGACCGCGGGCCGCGCGACATGGCGGGCCTGCTCGGACTGGAGGACGGCCGATGA
- a CDS encoding MlaE family ABC transporter permease — MALLDKDQTGAPEPEPTPQGDGDRRAGERAKRTVRPGRLFAWLDQPGDQLLFYIRALLWVPKTLLRYLREVQRLLAEVAFGSGGLGVIGGTVGVMTAMTLFTGTVVGLQGYAALNQIGTEAFTGFISAYFNTREIAPLVAGLALSATLGAGFTAQLGAMRINEEIDALDSMGIRSMPYLVTTRIIAGVVGIIPLYGIGLLSSYLSSRFITVYYNDQSAGTYDHYFGLFLSPTDVLLSFLKVLIFSVMVILTHCYYGYRASGGPAGVGIAVGRSVRNAIVLISVTDFFLSLAIWGATTTVKVAG; from the coding sequence ATGGCCCTCCTCGACAAGGACCAGACCGGAGCCCCCGAGCCCGAGCCCACCCCGCAGGGGGACGGCGACCGCCGGGCGGGGGAGCGCGCGAAGCGCACCGTGCGCCCGGGGAGGCTGTTCGCCTGGCTCGACCAGCCCGGCGACCAGCTGCTCTTCTACATCCGCGCCCTGCTGTGGGTGCCCAAGACCCTGCTGCGGTATCTGCGCGAGGTCCAACGGCTGCTCGCCGAGGTCGCGTTCGGCAGCGGCGGGCTCGGTGTCATCGGCGGCACCGTCGGCGTGATGACGGCGATGACCCTGTTCACCGGCACCGTCGTCGGCCTCCAGGGCTACGCCGCGCTCAACCAGATCGGCACCGAAGCCTTCACCGGCTTCATCTCCGCCTACTTCAACACCCGCGAGATCGCCCCCCTCGTCGCGGGCCTCGCGCTCTCCGCCACCCTCGGCGCCGGATTCACCGCGCAGCTGGGCGCGATGCGCATCAACGAGGAGATCGACGCGCTCGACAGCATGGGCATCCGCTCCATGCCCTACCTGGTGACCACCCGCATCATCGCCGGTGTCGTCGGCATCATCCCGCTCTACGGCATCGGGCTGCTCAGCTCCTACCTCTCCTCGCGCTTCATCACCGTCTACTACAACGACCAGTCGGCGGGCACCTACGACCACTACTTCGGGCTCTTCCTCTCGCCCACCGACGTGCTGCTGTCCTTCCTCAAGGTCCTCATCTTCAGCGTCATGGTGATCCTCACCCACTGCTACTACGGCTACCGCGCCAGCGGAGGGCCCGCGGGTGTCGGCATCGCGGTGGGCCGGTCGGTGCGCAACGCGATCGTGCTCATCAGCGTCACCGACTTCTTCCTCAGCCTGGCCATCTGGGGCGCCACGACCACGGTGAAGGTCGCCGGATGA
- a CDS encoding MCE family protein codes for MSATANRRGTRRRPRLPHLKPMHERNPIAVCLVGLVVLALLGTVAYRAEDLPLIGGGTSYTADFTEGAGLRPGNEVRVAGVKVGKVTDVALDGAKVKVTFKVKDTWVGNASRAAISIRTLLGEKFLALDPLGTGAQDPGKRIPTSRTTSPYDVTQAFSGLGRTFEEIDSDKLAKSFQAVSETFQNTPEHVRGAAKGLSALSRTISSRDTELAELLRGSKKLTKTLKGQRADFTALLRDGNLLLEEIRKRRTAIHQLFTGTRDLGTELTGLVNDNNKQLGPTLRALDRVTDVLLKNRKRLDRALKVAGPYYRLIGNTLGNGRWFDSYLCGLVPKRYLPPGTPPENDCRPPKPGGRSR; via the coding sequence ATGAGCGCGACGGCGAACCGGCGTGGTACCCGGCGGCGGCCGAGACTGCCGCACCTGAAACCCATGCACGAGCGCAACCCCATCGCCGTCTGCCTGGTCGGGCTGGTGGTCCTCGCGCTGCTCGGCACCGTCGCCTACCGTGCCGAGGATCTGCCCCTCATCGGCGGCGGCACCTCCTACACCGCCGACTTCACCGAGGGCGCGGGGCTGCGCCCGGGCAACGAGGTGCGGGTCGCGGGCGTCAAGGTCGGCAAGGTCACCGATGTCGCCCTCGACGGCGCCAAGGTCAAGGTCACCTTCAAGGTGAAGGACACCTGGGTCGGCAACGCCAGCAGAGCCGCCATCAGCATCCGCACCCTGCTGGGCGAGAAGTTCCTGGCCCTCGACCCGCTCGGCACCGGAGCACAGGATCCTGGCAAGCGCATCCCGACCAGCCGCACCACCTCGCCCTACGACGTGACGCAGGCGTTCAGCGGACTCGGCCGCACCTTCGAGGAGATCGACTCGGACAAGCTCGCCAAGAGCTTCCAGGCCGTCTCCGAGACCTTCCAGAACACCCCCGAACACGTACGAGGCGCGGCCAAGGGCCTCTCGGCGCTGTCGCGCACCATCTCCTCCCGCGACACCGAACTGGCCGAACTGCTGCGCGGCAGCAAGAAGCTGACCAAGACCCTCAAGGGCCAGCGCGCCGACTTCACCGCGCTCCTGCGCGACGGCAACCTCCTGCTGGAGGAGATCCGCAAACGCCGCACCGCCATCCACCAGCTCTTCACCGGCACCCGCGACCTCGGTACCGAGCTGACGGGGCTGGTGAACGACAACAACAAGCAACTCGGCCCCACCCTGCGCGCCCTCGACCGGGTCACCGACGTCCTGCTGAAGAACCGCAAACGGCTGGACCGCGCACTGAAGGTGGCCGGGCCCTACTACCGGCTGATCGGCAACACCCTCGGCAACGGCCGCTGGTTCGACAGCTACCTGTGCGGGCTGGTCCCCAAGCGCTACCTGCCGCCCGGCACCCCGCCCGAGAACGACTGCCGGCCGCCGAAACCGGGAGGCCGCAGCCGATGA
- a CDS encoding MlaE family ABC transporter permease, which yields MTAIEPRPPGKRKKAPPAKTPAAKTSAAEKRAAKTSAARTPLRGLGFLREPGKLFALSVTVLRAIFRRPFQVREFIEQFWFIASVTILPAALVSIPFGAVIALQVGSLTSQISAQSFTGAASVLVNIQQASPLIVALLISGAAGSAICADLGSRKIREELDAMEVMGVSPIQRLVVPRVLATVCVAVLLNGMVSVVGTLGGYFFNVVLQDGTPGAYLASFSALAQLPDLYISEIKALIFGFIAGIVASYRGLNPRGGPKGVGDAVNQSVVITFLLLFFVNMVLTGIYLQLVPPKGA from the coding sequence ATGACAGCGATCGAGCCCCGGCCCCCCGGGAAGCGGAAGAAGGCGCCACCCGCCAAGACGCCCGCAGCCAAGACGTCGGCAGCCGAGAAGCGCGCTGCCAAGACCTCCGCAGCCAGGACGCCCTTGCGGGGCCTCGGCTTCCTGCGCGAGCCCGGCAAGCTGTTCGCGCTGTCGGTCACCGTGCTGCGCGCGATCTTCCGGCGGCCGTTCCAGGTGCGGGAGTTCATCGAGCAGTTCTGGTTCATCGCCAGCGTCACCATCCTCCCGGCAGCGCTGGTCTCCATCCCGTTCGGCGCGGTCATCGCCCTCCAGGTCGGTTCGCTGACCAGCCAGATCAGCGCCCAGTCCTTCACCGGCGCGGCCAGCGTGCTCGTCAACATCCAGCAGGCCAGCCCGCTGATCGTCGCGCTGCTGATCTCCGGCGCGGCCGGCTCGGCGATCTGCGCCGATCTGGGCTCCCGCAAGATCCGCGAGGAACTGGACGCCATGGAGGTCATGGGCGTCTCACCCATTCAGCGGCTCGTGGTGCCCCGGGTGCTGGCCACCGTGTGCGTCGCCGTACTTCTCAACGGCATGGTCTCGGTCGTCGGCACCCTGGGCGGCTATTTCTTCAACGTCGTTCTCCAGGACGGCACCCCCGGGGCCTACCTCGCCAGCTTCTCGGCCCTCGCCCAGCTGCCCGATCTCTACATCAGCGAGATCAAGGCCCTCATCTTCGGCTTCATCGCCGGCATCGTCGCCTCCTACCGGGGCCTCAACCCGCGCGGCGGGCCCAAGGGCGTGGGGGACGCCGTCAACCAGTCCGTCGTCATCACCTTCCTCCTCCTCTTCTTCGTGAACATGGTCCTCACCGGCATCTACCTCCAGCTCGTCCCGCCGAAGGGAGCCTGA
- a CDS encoding MlaD family protein, with protein MSGSRRHMSRRTARAGTGVAAAAVALALALTLLGGGVDVPRFSGIEDLPLPGGADLGDHPYEVTAEFRDVLSLVPQSAVKVNDVSVGRVTKISLAEKGWTAKVTMRVNGDVELPAEPYARIEQSSLLGEKYVQILAPPKGAGRGTTGKGPDSGGAADRRVSAAESVASRRGRTHIPLSRTNRNPEVEEVLGALSLLLNGGGVNQLKTITTELNKALDGNEPEVRSMLGRVDKLVGSLDRHKGDITQALDGVNRLSATLAARKKSIGTVLTDVSPGLTTLEDQRGQLMTMLRSLDSLSKVAVSTVNRSKDDIVADLKALAPTLRRLADAGQDLPDSLQVLFTYPFTDEVLRGVKGDYLNLYLNLTAQPGTILTPPLKEEPIPQDPGPATGAAGGTGDTAALPLPAVTTPPDAGGDR; from the coding sequence ATGAGCGGATCCCGACGGCACATGTCGCGGCGCACGGCGCGCGCGGGGACCGGCGTGGCGGCGGCAGCGGTCGCGCTGGCACTCGCCCTCACCCTGCTCGGCGGCGGCGTTGACGTGCCCCGCTTCTCCGGCATCGAGGACCTGCCGCTGCCCGGCGGTGCCGACCTGGGCGACCACCCCTACGAGGTGACGGCCGAGTTCCGCGACGTGCTCAGCCTCGTCCCGCAGTCCGCTGTGAAGGTCAACGACGTCTCCGTCGGCCGCGTCACCAAGATCTCGCTGGCCGAGAAGGGGTGGACGGCGAAGGTCACCATGCGCGTCAACGGCGACGTCGAGCTGCCCGCCGAGCCGTACGCGCGCATCGAACAATCCAGCCTCCTGGGCGAGAAGTACGTGCAGATCCTCGCGCCGCCCAAGGGCGCCGGCCGGGGCACCACGGGGAAGGGCCCGGACAGCGGGGGAGCGGCCGACCGCCGCGTCTCCGCCGCGGAGTCCGTCGCCTCCCGCCGGGGCCGCACCCACATCCCCCTCTCCCGCACCAACCGCAACCCCGAGGTCGAAGAAGTGCTCGGCGCGCTCTCCCTCCTGCTCAACGGCGGCGGCGTCAACCAGCTCAAGACCATCACGACCGAGCTGAACAAGGCCCTGGACGGCAACGAACCGGAGGTCAGATCCATGCTGGGCCGAGTCGACAAGCTGGTCGGCAGCCTCGACCGGCACAAGGGCGACATCACCCAGGCCCTCGACGGCGTCAACCGTCTCTCCGCCACCCTGGCCGCCCGCAAGAAGAGCATCGGCACCGTCCTCACCGACGTCAGCCCCGGCCTGACCACCCTGGAGGACCAGCGCGGCCAGCTGATGACCATGCTCCGCTCCCTGGACTCCCTCTCGAAGGTGGCCGTCAGCACCGTCAACCGCAGCAAGGACGACATCGTCGCCGACCTCAAGGCGCTGGCGCCCACCCTCAGACGGCTCGCCGACGCGGGCCAGGACCTGCCCGACTCCCTCCAGGTGCTGTTCACCTACCCGTTCACCGACGAGGTGCTGCGCGGCGTCAAGGGCGACTACCTCAACCTCTATCTGAACCTCACGGCCCAGCCCGGCACCATCCTCACCCCGCCCCTGAAGGAAGAGCCGATCCCGCAGGACCCCGGGCCCGCGACGGGCGCGGCAGGCGGCACGGGCGACACCGCCGCGCTGCCGCTGCCCGCCGTGACCACGCCACCGGACGCCGGAGGCGATCGCTGA
- a CDS encoding MCE family protein: MRRASLAGPLVKSLIFVLVTALATTVLALSISNAGVGDTDSYRARFTDATGLVEGDSVRIAGVKVGKVEKIAVVDRRVAEVRFSVEEGRDVPASARASVKYLNMVGQRYVDLQRGSGPVGRTLRPGGTIPLSRTTPALDLTQLFNGFKPLFEGLSPKDTNQLAGEIIQVLQGEGGTVSSLVGHISSLTTTLAGKDKVIGSLIKNLNSVLKTVNAREKGFNDLIGSLRELVSGFAKDRKPLGDAVTAMGGLATTTAGLLKDGRAPLKQDIHELGRLSRELDKGTPQFETFLRNAPAKMTTLGRAASYGSWFNTYLCEARTHGLSTSDGSTPPTGIEISESRCRS; this comes from the coding sequence ATGAGGCGCGCCAGTCTGGCCGGGCCCCTCGTCAAGTCACTGATCTTCGTGCTGGTCACCGCGTTGGCCACCACCGTCCTCGCGCTGAGCATCTCCAACGCGGGCGTCGGCGACACCGACTCCTACCGCGCCAGGTTCACCGACGCCACCGGCCTCGTCGAGGGCGACAGCGTACGGATCGCCGGGGTCAAGGTCGGCAAGGTGGAGAAGATCGCGGTGGTGGACCGCAGGGTCGCCGAGGTGCGGTTCTCCGTGGAGGAGGGCCGCGACGTCCCGGCCTCGGCGCGCGCCTCGGTGAAGTACCTCAACATGGTCGGCCAGCGCTATGTCGACCTCCAGCGCGGCAGCGGGCCCGTCGGCCGCACCCTGCGCCCCGGCGGCACCATCCCGCTCTCGCGCACCACGCCCGCGCTCGACCTCACCCAGCTGTTCAACGGCTTCAAGCCGCTGTTCGAAGGGCTCTCGCCCAAGGACACCAACCAGCTCGCCGGAGAGATCATCCAGGTCCTCCAGGGCGAGGGCGGCACCGTCTCCTCGCTGGTCGGGCACATCAGTTCGCTGACCACTACCCTCGCCGGCAAGGACAAGGTGATCGGCTCCCTGATCAAGAACCTCAACTCCGTGCTCAAGACCGTCAACGCACGCGAGAAGGGCTTCAACGACCTCATCGGCAGCCTGCGCGAACTGGTGTCCGGCTTCGCCAAGGACCGCAAGCCCCTCGGTGACGCCGTCACCGCCATGGGCGGCCTGGCCACCACCACGGCCGGGCTCCTCAAGGACGGCCGGGCGCCGCTCAAGCAGGACATCCACGAGCTGGGCCGCCTCTCCCGCGAACTCGACAAGGGCACGCCCCAGTTCGAGACCTTCCTGCGCAACGCACCGGCCAAGATGACGACGCTGGGCCGGGCCGCCTCCTACGGTTCGTGGTTCAACACCTATCTGTGCGAAGCCAGGACGCACGGCCTGAGCACGTCCGACGGCAGTACGCCGCCCACCGGCATCGAGATCTCGGAGTCGAGGTGCCGCTCATGA
- a CDS encoding ABC transporter ATP-binding protein, which produces MGIEVAVRGLTKSFGRKNIWQDVTLTLPAGEVSVMLGPSGTGKTVFLKSLIGLVKPERGSVDVDGVDMVNSRERDVYEARKKFGLMFQDGALFGSMNLFDNIAFPLREHTRKKESEIRRIVMERLDMVGLIGDEGKLPGEISGGMRKRAGLARALVLDPQIILCDEPDSGLDPVRTAFTSQLLIDLNAQIDATMLIVTHNLDIAATVPDNMGMLFRRNLVTFGPREVLLTSDEPVVAQFLSGSRTGPIGMSEEKDAATLAREADGSAPGPLNAVPREVVPQLEPTPGLPERQAVRRRRERVMGMLGQLPPAARRAIEASLPQNAPPLPRRTAHRPGSGPGRGPGSGSAQAVDPNAAPLSVDTSAPRPEERP; this is translated from the coding sequence ATGGGAATCGAAGTAGCCGTCCGGGGGCTCACCAAGTCCTTCGGCAGGAAGAACATCTGGCAGGACGTCACGCTCACGCTGCCCGCCGGTGAGGTCAGCGTCATGCTGGGGCCCTCGGGCACGGGCAAGACGGTGTTCCTCAAGTCGCTCATCGGGCTGGTCAAGCCCGAGCGGGGCAGCGTCGACGTGGACGGCGTCGACATGGTCAACAGCCGCGAGCGCGATGTGTACGAGGCGCGCAAGAAGTTCGGGCTCATGTTCCAGGACGGCGCGCTGTTCGGCTCGATGAACCTCTTCGACAACATCGCCTTTCCGCTGCGTGAGCACACGAGGAAGAAGGAGTCCGAGATCCGCCGCATCGTCATGGAGCGGCTGGACATGGTCGGCCTGATCGGCGACGAGGGGAAGCTGCCGGGCGAGATATCCGGCGGAATGCGCAAGCGCGCCGGGCTCGCCCGCGCGCTCGTCCTCGACCCGCAGATCATCCTGTGCGACGAGCCGGATTCCGGGCTGGACCCGGTGCGCACCGCCTTTACTTCCCAGCTGCTCATCGACCTGAACGCCCAGATCGACGCGACGATGCTGATCGTCACGCACAATCTCGACATCGCGGCGACCGTTCCCGACAACATGGGAATGCTCTTCCGCCGTAATCTCGTCACCTTCGGCCCGCGAGAGGTGCTGCTCACCAGTGACGAGCCCGTGGTGGCGCAATTCCTGAGCGGCAGCCGCACCGGGCCCATCGGAATGTCCGAGGAAAAGGACGCGGCGACCCTCGCCCGCGAGGCCGACGGCAGTGCGCCCGGGCCGCTCAACGCCGTACCGCGCGAAGTCGTACCCCAGCTCGAACCCACCCCGGGCCTGCCCGAGCGCCAAGCCGTACGCCGACGCAGGGAGCGGGTCATGGGCATGCTCGGCCAACTGCCGCCCGCCGCGCGCCGCGCCATCGAGGCCAGCCTGCCGCAGAACGCGCCTCCGTTACCCCGGCGCACCGCGCACCGTCCGGGCAGCGGCCCCGGCCGAGGCCCGGGCTCCGGCAGCGCCCAGGCCGTCGACCCGAACGCGGCCCCCCTCTCCGTGGACACCTCCGCCCCCCGGCCGGAGGAGCGGCCATGA
- a CDS encoding MCE family protein, translating to MKRPHLTMKRSRSASERPRSRPLRSLALMSATVLVIGAGAGGAAVLGGGSDGIRVTAWFDRAVGVYEGSDLRVLGVRVGRVAAVAPHGTKVEVTLLVDEGIELPADARAVVIAPSLVSDRYVQLTPAYTGGPRLADAAVLPSGRNSVPLEVDQLYASITELSDALGPKGANSDGSLSGLLDTGAKNLNGNGAAIGRSIEEFGKAAKTLNGSSTDMFDTVEYLHAFTSMLKKNDKRVHKAEKQLADVNTFLADDKENLAKALKQLGTALGKVKKFIDDNRGSLKKNVKKLAPITQTLVDQRASLAEALDTAPLAADNFLKAYNPGKGTLDNRANINELSMGGPLTPSTGAAANGTAGLVPVDPGRRKALPAVPLPPVGTVYGSPADGGKSDASGSGKGHKGAGR from the coding sequence ATGAAGCGACCCCACCTGACCATGAAGCGGTCCCGCTCCGCCTCGGAGCGACCGCGCTCCCGGCCGCTGCGCAGCCTCGCGCTGATGTCCGCCACCGTGCTGGTGATCGGCGCGGGCGCCGGGGGAGCCGCGGTCCTCGGTGGGGGCTCCGACGGCATCCGCGTCACCGCCTGGTTCGACCGCGCCGTCGGCGTCTACGAGGGCTCCGATCTGCGGGTGCTGGGCGTACGCGTCGGAAGGGTCGCGGCCGTCGCGCCACATGGCACGAAGGTCGAGGTCACCTTGCTGGTGGACGAGGGCATCGAGCTGCCCGCCGACGCCCGCGCCGTCGTCATCGCCCCGAGCCTCGTCTCCGACCGCTACGTCCAGCTCACCCCCGCCTACACCGGAGGGCCCCGGCTCGCCGATGCCGCGGTGCTGCCCTCCGGCCGCAACTCGGTGCCGCTGGAGGTCGACCAGCTCTACGCGAGCATCACCGAACTCAGCGACGCGCTCGGCCCCAAGGGCGCCAACTCCGACGGCTCGCTCTCCGGGCTGCTGGACACCGGCGCGAAGAACCTCAACGGCAACGGCGCCGCCATCGGCCGGTCCATCGAGGAGTTCGGCAAGGCGGCCAAGACCCTGAACGGCAGCAGCACCGACATGTTCGACACCGTCGAGTACCTCCACGCCTTCACCAGCATGCTCAAGAAGAACGACAAACGGGTGCACAAGGCCGAGAAGCAGCTGGCCGACGTCAACACCTTCCTCGCCGACGACAAGGAGAACCTCGCCAAGGCCCTCAAACAGCTCGGCACAGCCCTGGGCAAGGTGAAGAAGTTCATCGACGACAACAGAGGCAGCCTCAAGAAGAATGTCAAGAAGCTCGCCCCGATCACCCAGACCCTGGTCGACCAGCGGGCCTCCCTCGCCGAGGCCCTCGACACGGCACCGCTGGCCGCCGACAACTTCCTCAAGGCGTACAACCCCGGCAAGGGCACGCTGGACAACCGCGCCAACATCAACGAGCTGAGCATGGGCGGCCCCCTCACCCCCTCGACAGGCGCGGCGGCCAACGGCACGGCGGGCCTCGTACCCGTCGACCCGGGACGGCGCAAGGCGCTCCCGGCCGTCCCGCTGCCCCCGGTCGGCACGGTCTACGGCTCACCCGCCGACGGCGGCAAGAGCGACGCCTCCGGGAGCGGCAAGGGACATAAGGGGGCGGGCAGATGA